The following are from one region of the Novosphingobium humi genome:
- a CDS encoding SUF system Fe-S cluster assembly protein, with amino-acid sequence MTDTTPDDTPRFTVEEVSDAPTPPRARVDIAAAPALGADGEIEKIADKVARKKDYLEGFLAQQPTGLTPHEPGGELYEGVINALKEIFDPEIPVNIYELGLIYGVEITAEGSASITMTLTTPHCPVAESMPGEVELRVSAVPGIRDAEVALVWDPPWDPAKMSDEARLELGML; translated from the coding sequence ATGACTGACACCACCCCTGACGATACCCCCCGTTTCACCGTCGAGGAAGTGAGCGATGCCCCCACCCCGCCGCGCGCGCGGGTGGATATTGCCGCCGCCCCCGCGCTGGGCGCCGATGGCGAGATCGAAAAGATCGCCGACAAGGTTGCGCGCAAGAAGGATTACCTCGAAGGTTTCCTTGCGCAGCAGCCCACCGGCCTGACCCCGCATGAACCGGGCGGCGAACTGTATGAGGGCGTGATCAATGCGCTCAAAGAGATCTTCGACCCCGAAATCCCGGTCAACATCTACGAACTGGGCCTGATTTACGGCGTGGAAATCACGGCCGAAGGTTCGGCCAGCATCACCATGACGCTGACCACGCCGCATTGCCCGGTGGCCGAATCGATGCCGGGCGAGGTTGAATTGCGCGTGTCCGCCGTGCCGGGCATTCGTGATGCCGAAGTGGCTCTCGTCTGGGACCCGCCATGGGATCCGGCCAAGATGAGCGATGAAGCCCGCCTCGAACTGGGGATGCTGTAA
- a CDS encoding SufD family Fe-S cluster assembly protein, with protein sequence MSDLPTRKAEEWRYADLAALEKLWPLPDAETITVPAGEEFARAILNKGGVVRLSLVLEAGAKAAVHVLNTADTYARIEIEATLHEGADFQLGGVQLSSGDQTAEIVTTVRHIEPNATSHQMIRSVAGGTSTASVLGKVYVAKGADGTDGEQSVRAMLLDRTAQANARPELEIYADDVKCAHGCAIGELDANGLFYLAARGIEPARAKALMLQAFIAEAFDGAAEEDNLQAAAQAALEALL encoded by the coding sequence ATGAGCGATCTGCCCACCCGCAAGGCCGAGGAATGGCGCTATGCCGACCTCGCCGCCTTGGAAAAGCTCTGGCCTTTGCCGGATGCCGAGACGATCACCGTCCCGGCGGGCGAAGAATTTGCGCGCGCGATCCTGAACAAGGGCGGCGTGGTGCGCCTCTCGCTGGTGCTGGAGGCAGGCGCCAAGGCCGCCGTCCATGTACTCAACACCGCCGACACCTATGCCCGCATCGAGATCGAGGCGACCCTGCATGAGGGCGCGGATTTCCAGCTGGGCGGCGTGCAGCTGAGCAGCGGGGACCAGACCGCCGAAATCGTCACCACCGTCCGCCACATCGAACCCAACGCCACCAGCCACCAGATGATCCGCTCCGTCGCGGGCGGCACCTCGACCGCCAGCGTGCTGGGCAAGGTCTATGTGGCCAAGGGCGCGGATGGCACCGATGGCGAACAATCGGTGCGCGCCATGCTGCTGGACCGCACGGCGCAGGCCAATGCGCGGCCCGAGCTGGAAATCTATGCCGATGACGTCAAATGCGCCCATGGCTGCGCGATTGGCGAATTGGACGCGAACGGGTTGTTCTATCTGGCCGCGCGCGGGATCGAACCGGCCCGCGCCAAGGCGCTGATGCTGCAGGCCTTTATCGCCGAAGCCTTTGACGGGGCGGCCGAAGAGGACAATCTGCAGGCCGCCGCGCAGGCCGCCTTGGAGGCTTTGCTGTGA
- a CDS encoding quinone-dependent dihydroorotate dehydrogenase, producing the protein MTYALIRKALFRLDAETAHGMALAALKYLPIAGAPVAPGGPLTSTVAGLTFPTPVGMAAGFDKDGEVPDALLGLGFGFAEVGSITPLPQSGNPKPRLFRLEEDRAVINRMGFNNGGADAAEKRLRARLTRGGIVGINIGANKDAADRIADYAYGARVFAPLASYLAVNVSSPNTPGLRALQDESALTELLDGVIAARDETGHRPPVFLKVAPDLEPADIEAIARIALSRRLGALIVSNTTISRPPLHSRHAGETGGLSGAPLRDLAQQRMVDFRRATGGQIPLIGVGGIANAEDAYARIRAGASLVQLYSAMVYEGHAIAEKIGVGLARLLARDGFGNVADAVGADVPL; encoded by the coding sequence ATGACCTATGCCCTGATCCGCAAAGCCCTGTTCCGCCTGGATGCTGAAACCGCCCATGGGATGGCGCTGGCCGCGCTGAAATATCTCCCCATCGCGGGGGCCCCTGTCGCGCCCGGCGGCCCGCTGACCAGCACCGTGGCGGGCCTGACCTTTCCCACGCCCGTGGGCATGGCCGCCGGGTTCGACAAGGATGGTGAGGTGCCCGACGCCCTGCTCGGCCTCGGCTTCGGCTTTGCCGAGGTGGGCTCGATCACGCCGCTGCCGCAATCGGGCAATCCCAAACCGCGCCTGTTCCGGCTGGAGGAGGACCGCGCCGTCATCAACCGCATGGGCTTTAACAATGGCGGCGCGGATGCGGCGGAAAAGCGCCTTCGCGCGCGGCTGACGCGCGGCGGGATCGTGGGCATCAACATCGGCGCCAACAAGGACGCTGCCGACCGCATCGCCGATTACGCCTATGGCGCGCGGGTGTTTGCCCCGCTGGCCTCTTATCTGGCGGTCAATGTGTCCAGCCCCAACACGCCGGGTCTGCGCGCATTGCAGGACGAATCGGCGCTGACCGAATTGCTCGACGGCGTGATCGCCGCGCGCGATGAGACGGGCCATCGCCCGCCGGTATTCCTCAAGGTCGCCCCCGATCTGGAGCCTGCCGATATCGAGGCCATCGCCCGCATCGCCCTCTCGCGTCGTCTGGGCGCGCTGATCGTCAGCAACACCACGATCAGCCGCCCCCCGCTGCACAGCCGCCACGCGGGCGAGACGGGCGGCCTTTCGGGCGCGCCTTTGCGCGATCTGGCCCAGCAGCGGATGGTCGATTTCCGCCGCGCCACCGGGGGGCAGATTCCTCTGATCGGCGTGGGCGGCATCGCCAATGCCGAGGATGCCTATGCCCGCATCCGCGCCGGGGCGTCTCTGGTGCAGCTCTATTCCGCCATGGTTTATGAAGGCCATGCCATTGCCGAAAAGATCGGGGTCGGGCTGGCCCGCCTGCTGGCGCGCGATGGTTTTGGCAATGTGGCCGATGCGGTCGGTGCAGATGTCCCGCTCTGA
- a CDS encoding RrF2 family transcriptional regulator: MRLSSMADYAVVAMVAAARHCAPVGAEGDARARANAGQLALETGLPAPTVQKLVSRLVAAGLLTSARGAGGGLALARDAHDISLADIVEAVEGPIALTPCVEGIGHDCAPGLGCSVRPHWPVVNEALRLALSGVPLTRLMAPQDNVDMVQ; encoded by the coding sequence ATGCGCTTGTCGAGCATGGCCGATTATGCCGTGGTGGCGATGGTGGCGGCGGCCCGCCACTGCGCGCCCGTGGGCGCCGAGGGCGATGCCCGCGCGCGGGCCAATGCCGGGCAACTGGCGCTGGAAACGGGCCTGCCCGCGCCCACCGTGCAAAAGCTGGTCAGCCGTCTGGTGGCGGCGGGGCTTTTGACTTCGGCGCGAGGCGCGGGCGGCGGATTGGCTCTTGCCCGCGACGCCCATGACATCAGCCTTGCCGATATTGTCGAAGCGGTCGAAGGGCCGATTGCGCTGACCCCTTGCGTCGAGGGAATCGGCCATGATTGCGCGCCGGGGCTGGGTTGCAGCGTGCGCCCGCATTGGCCGGTGGTGAATGAGGCGCTGCGTCTGGCCTTGTCGGGGGTGCCCCTGACCCGGTTGATGGCGCCGCAGGACAATGTGGATATGGTGCAATGA
- the sufC gene encoding Fe-S cluster assembly ATPase SufC gives MLTINNLHASVADKPILKGLSLTINAGEVHAIMGPNGAGKSTTGYVLGGRPGYEVTEGSATFNGQDLFALAPHERAASGLFLGFQYPVEIPGVSNLQFLREALNSQRKFHDLPPLSGGEFMKLAKEKAALLRMDMDMLKRPVNVGFSGGEKKRAEMVQMGILDPKLAILDETDSGLDIDALRICGEGINAIMRKPDKAVLLITHYQRLLDYVKPDFVHVLAGGRIVKSGGPELALELEEGGYEGVAA, from the coding sequence ATGCTGACCATCAATAACCTCCACGCCTCCGTCGCGGACAAGCCGATCCTCAAGGGTCTTTCCCTCACCATTAACGCGGGCGAGGTGCACGCGATCATGGGGCCGAACGGTGCGGGCAAATCGACCACCGGCTATGTGCTGGGCGGGCGTCCGGGCTATGAAGTGACCGAAGGCTCGGCCACGTTCAACGGGCAGGACCTCTTCGCGCTCGCCCCGCATGAGCGCGCGGCATCGGGCCTGTTTCTGGGTTTCCAGTATCCGGTCGAAATCCCCGGCGTGTCCAACCTGCAATTCCTGCGCGAGGCTTTGAACAGCCAGCGCAAGTTCCATGACCTGCCCCCGTTGTCGGGCGGTGAGTTCATGAAGCTGGCCAAGGAAAAGGCCGCGCTGCTGCGGATGGACATGGACATGCTCAAGCGTCCGGTCAACGTGGGCTTCTCCGGCGGCGAGAAGAAGCGCGCCGAGATGGTGCAGATGGGCATCCTCGACCCCAAGCTGGCGATTCTGGACGAAACCGACTCCGGCCTCGACATTGACGCGCTGCGCATCTGCGGCGAGGGCATCAATGCCATCATGCGCAAGCCCGACAAGGCGGTGCTGCTGATCACCCACTATCAGCGCCTGCTCGATTACGTGAAGCCGGACTTCGTGCATGTGCTGGCGGGCGGCCGCATCGTCAAATCGGGCGGGCCGGAACTGGCGCTCGAACTGGAAGAAGGCGGTTACGAAGGCGTCGCGGCATGA
- the sufB gene encoding Fe-S cluster assembly protein SufB, which produces MSEDIEIKDQAAREAAAKVAEYEHGWVADIEQEYGPKGLSEDTVRYISAKKDEPEWMLEWRLKAYRHWLTMPMPDWAKLNIPPIDYQEAYYWAAPKKKDGPKSLDEVDPEILRVYEKLGIPLAEQEVLAGVEGARKVAVDAVFDSVSVATTFRKELEAAGVIFRSISEAIREYPELVKKWLGRVVPMADNYFAALNCAVFSDGTFVYVPEGVRCPMELSTYFRINAENTGQFERTLIVCDKGAYVSYLEGCTAPQRDENQLHAAVVELVALDDAEIKYSTVQNWYPGDAEGKGGIYNFVTKRALCQGKRSKVSWTQVETGSAITWKYPSCVLNGEDSVGEFYSVAVTNNYQQADTGTKMIHNGKGSRSTIISKGISAGHSQNTYRGLVRVGANAEGVRNFTQCDSLLLGKTCGAHTVPYIEVRNPTATIEHEATTSKISDDQLFYAMQRGLDQEAAVALIVNGFAKEVLQQLPMEFAVEAQKLLGISLEGSVG; this is translated from the coding sequence ATGAGCGAAGATATCGAGATCAAGGATCAGGCCGCGCGTGAGGCTGCCGCCAAGGTGGCCGAATACGAACACGGCTGGGTGGCCGATATCGAGCAGGAATATGGCCCCAAGGGCCTGTCCGAGGACACGGTCCGCTATATTTCGGCCAAGAAGGATGAGCCGGAATGGATGCTGGAATGGCGTCTGAAGGCCTATCGCCACTGGCTGACCATGCCGATGCCCGATTGGGCCAAGCTGAACATTCCGCCCATCGATTACCAGGAAGCCTATTACTGGGCCGCGCCCAAGAAGAAGGACGGGCCCAAGTCTTTGGACGAGGTCGATCCCGAAATCCTGCGCGTCTATGAAAAGCTGGGCATTCCGCTGGCCGAGCAGGAAGTGTTGGCGGGCGTCGAGGGCGCGCGCAAGGTGGCGGTGGACGCGGTGTTTGACTCGGTTTCGGTGGCCACCACCTTCCGCAAGGAGCTGGAAGCGGCGGGGGTCATCTTCCGCAGCATTTCCGAGGCGATCCGCGAATATCCGGAATTGGTGAAAAAGTGGCTGGGCCGCGTGGTGCCGATGGCGGACAATTATTTCGCCGCCTTGAACTGCGCGGTGTTTTCCGATGGCACGTTTGTCTACGTGCCCGAGGGCGTGCGCTGCCCGATGGAGCTGTCCACCTATTTCCGCATCAATGCGGAAAACACGGGCCAGTTCGAACGCACGCTGATCGTGTGCGACAAGGGCGCCTATGTGTCCTATCTCGAAGGCTGCACCGCGCCCCAGCGGGATGAGAACCAGCTTCACGCCGCCGTGGTCGAACTGGTCGCGCTCGACGATGCCGAAATCAAATACTCGACCGTCCAGAACTGGTATCCCGGCGACGCAGAGGGCAAGGGCGGCATCTACAATTTCGTGACCAAGCGCGCGCTGTGTCAGGGCAAGCGGAGCAAGGTGAGTTGGACGCAGGTGGAAACCGGCAGCGCCATCACCTGGAAATACCCATCCTGCGTGCTCAATGGCGAGGACAGCGTGGGCGAGTTCTACTCTGTGGCCGTCACCAACAATTACCAGCAGGCCGACACCGGCACCAAGATGATCCACAATGGCAAGGGATCGCGCAGCACGATCATCTCCAAGGGGATCAGCGCGGGGCACAGCCAGAACACCTATCGCGGCCTTGTCCGCGTCGGCGCCAATGCCGAAGGCGTTCGCAATTTCACCCAGTGCGACAGCCTCCTGCTGGGCAAGACCTGCGGCGCGCATACCGTGCCCTATATCGAGGTGCGCAACCCCACCGCCACCATCGAGCATGAGGCCACCACCAGCAAGATTTCCGACGACCAGTTGTTCTACGCCATGCAGCGCGGGCTGGATCAGGAAGCGGCGGTGGCGCTGATCGTCAATGGTTTCGCCAAGGAAGTGTTGCAGCAACTGCCCATGGAATTTGCGGTGGAAGCGCAGAAGCTCTTGGGGATCAGCCTTGAGGGGAGTGTGGGGTGA
- a CDS encoding aminotransferase class V-fold PLP-dependent enzyme, whose translation MSVDTITLDLAKIRADFPGLAGGWHYLDSGATAQKPQSVIDATVNAMGRDYATVHRGVYARSANMTLAYEEARRKVAAFIGGQEGEIVFTRGATEAINLVAQSWGGANLRAGDRILISTLEHHSNIVPWQLLRDRVGVEIDVCPLTADGRIDLDAAARILTPAHKLVALAHVSNVLGSVLDVERAVALAHGVGAKILIDGCQAVPRLPVDVAALGVDFYAFSAHKLYGPTGIGALWARAEILDSMPPWQGGGSMIDRVTFEKTTWAPAPTRFEAGTPAIIEAIGFAAAVDYVQSIGLSAIHAHEAGLVKTLRGALSAMNDVTVFGPEDSAGIVSFAIDGVHPHDLGTILDEGNVAIRAGHHCAQPLMDHLGVPATARASFGLYSDESDIAALIAGIERTKRIFG comes from the coding sequence GTGAGCGTGGACACAATCACCCTCGATCTGGCCAAGATCCGCGCCGATTTTCCGGGACTGGCGGGGGGTTGGCATTATCTGGACAGCGGCGCCACTGCGCAAAAGCCGCAATCCGTGATCGACGCCACGGTCAATGCCATGGGCCGCGACTATGCCACCGTCCATCGCGGCGTCTATGCCCGCAGCGCCAATATGACGCTGGCCTATGAAGAGGCGCGCCGCAAGGTGGCGGCCTTCATCGGCGGACAGGAAGGCGAGATCGTGTTCACCCGCGGCGCGACCGAGGCGATCAACCTTGTCGCGCAAAGCTGGGGCGGGGCAAATCTGCGCGCGGGCGACCGCATCCTGATTTCCACGCTTGAGCATCACTCGAACATCGTGCCCTGGCAATTGCTGCGCGACCGGGTGGGGGTTGAGATTGACGTCTGCCCGCTGACCGCCGATGGCCGGATCGATCTGGATGCGGCGGCGCGTATCCTGACGCCTGCGCACAAGCTGGTCGCGCTGGCCCATGTGTCGAATGTGCTGGGCAGCGTGCTGGATGTTGAACGCGCCGTGGCGCTGGCGCATGGCGTGGGGGCGAAAATCCTGATCGACGGCTGTCAGGCTGTGCCGCGCCTGCCGGTCGATGTGGCCGCGCTGGGCGTCGATTTCTACGCCTTTTCCGCGCATAAGCTCTATGGCCCGACCGGGATCGGCGCGCTCTGGGCGCGGGCGGAAATTCTCGATTCGATGCCGCCATGGCAGGGCGGCGGATCGATGATCGACCGCGTGACCTTTGAAAAGACGACCTGGGCACCCGCCCCCACCCGTTTCGAGGCCGGCACCCCCGCCATTATCGAGGCGATCGGTTTTGCCGCCGCCGTGGATTATGTGCAGAGCATCGGCCTTTCCGCGATCCATGCCCATGAGGCCGGATTGGTCAAAACCCTGCGCGGCGCGCTCTCGGCGATGAATGACGTCACCGTCTTCGGCCCGGAGGACAGCGCCGGGATTGTCAGCTTTGCCATCGACGGGGTTCACCCGCATGACCTTGGCACGATTCTGGACGAGGGCAATGTGGCGATCCGCGCCGGGCACCATTGCGCCCAGCCTTTGATGGACCATCTTGGCGTGCCCGCCACGGCGCGCGCCAGCTTTGGCCTGTATAGCGACGAAAGCGATATTGCCGCGCTGATCGCCGGCATTGAACGCACGAAGAGGATCTTCGGCTGA